The sequence TTATAAGATAAGGCATGTTAAAATTCCCTAAAATAAGTTTAAGGATTTTAATGCTTTCTGTCATCATACTGGCCGCTGGTAAAGGCACTCGCATGCATTCTAGCCTGCCTAAAACTTTACACACGATTTGCGGGGAGCCTATGTTGTTTTACATTTTAGAAACGGCTTTTTCAATCAGCGATGATGTGCATCTTATCTTGCACCACCAACAAGAACGCATTAAAGAAGCGGTATTGAAGCGTTTTAAGGGCGTAATTTTCCACACTCAAATCGTGGAAAAATATTCAGGAACAGGTGGGGCCATCATGCAAGAAGATAAAACGCCTATCCCCACGAAACATGAGCGGGTTTTGATTTTGAATGCGGACATGCCCTTAATCACTAAAGACGCTCTCGCCCCCTTATTAGAAAGCCATAATAACGCTATAGGCTTACTCCATTTGGCTGACCCTAAAGGTTATGGGCGCGTTATTTTAGAAGATTATCAGGTTAAAAAGATTGTAGAAGAAAAGGACGCTAATACCAAAGAAAAAACCATTAAAAGCGTGAATGCTGGCGTGTATGGGTTTGAAAGGGAGTTTTTAGAAAAATACTTACCCAAGCTCCATGACCAAAACGCCCAAAAAGAATATTACCTCACGGATTTAATCGCCCTAGGAATCAACGAAAACGAAACAATTGACGCTATTTTTTTAGAAGAAGAGTGCTTTTTAGGGGTGAATAGCCAAACAGAAAGGGCGAAGGCTGAAGAAATCATGCTAGAAAGACTGCGGAAAAACGCCATGGATTTGGGGGTAGTGATGCAATTGCCTGGTAGTATTTATTTAGAAAAAGGCGTGAATTTTAAGGGGGAGTGCGTTTTAGAGCAAGGGGTGCGTTTGAGCGGGAATTGCTTGATAGAAAATGCGCATATTAAGGCCTATAGCGTGATAGAAGAGAGCCAAATTGTTAATAGCAGTGTGGGGCCGTTTGCCCATGCACGCCCTAAAAGCGTGATTTGTAACAGCCGTGTGGGGAATTTTGTAGAAACTAAAAACGCCAAACTTCAAGGTGCTAAAGCAGGGCATTTGAGCTATTTAGGGGATTGTGAGATAGGGAAAAACACAAATGTAGGGGCTGGCGTGATCACTTGCAATTACGATGGTAAAAACAAACACCAAACGATCATCGGTGAAAATGTCTTTATAGGGAGCGATAGCCAGCTAGTCGCCCCCATAAATATCGGCTCTAATGTCTTAATCGGTAGTGGCACCACCATCACTAAAGACATTCCTAGCGGTTCGTTGAGCCTTTCGCGCGCCCCTCAAACCAACATTGAAAACGGGTATTTTAAGTTTTTTAAGAAACCTTAATTTGCTTCAATAATGAAAAATCCTAAAATATTATAATCATTTACTTTAATCCTGTAATTTGAGTAGAAACAAAACGCTTATTGAGATTTTTGTGATATTTCGCTGATCTGTAACAATGCTTTTAATAGGGTTGTGGTATAAATATTCTTATCAAGGTGTGTCCAACATGCCTTGAATCTCCATTTTATGAAAGGATTTGTTATGAGTGGATTAAAAGCATTTAGTTGTGTAGTGGTTTTATGCGGTGCAATGGTTAATGCGGCTATAGCTGGTCCTAAAATAGAGGCAAGGGGTGAATTAGGCAAATTTATAGGGGGTGGTGTTGGGGGTTTTGTTGGTGATAAAATGGGCGGATTTGTTGGTGGTGCAATAGGAGGATATATTGGGTCTGAAGTAGGCGATAGGGTAGAAGATTATATCCGTGGCGTTGATAGAGAGCCTCAGACTAGAGAACCGCAAGCCCCAAGAGAACCTATCCGTGATTTTTATGATTACGGCTATAGTTTTGGGCATGCTTGGTAATCTTAAATGAGTCAAGGTGATGGGGGGAAGGAAATAACATGGATACTACAAAAGAGAACTTGAATGGTTCAAAAGAGCGTTTGAGCGACTGGGAATATCAATGGGCAGTGGCTCTAGTCTATACGATATGTATCTCCATAAACGCTAGGATTTTTTATGACATAAATGGTTCAGCTAGCGATCCGCTTTTTGACCCTAAATACAGCTATTATATGTGGCTAGTGGGTCTAATAGCGGCTTTGTTGTCTAACCTTTTATTTGACCCACGAGGTAGGGATTGTTATAAATCTTTCCAAGTAAGATACCCTAGGTTTCTCAAAGCCATTTTTAAGGCTAGGTTTTTTGGCGCGTTTTATAACGCTGTGTTAGGAGCAAGGCTAAGGGATTTTTATGTGATGCTTTTAACGATACCCTTTATTATCGCTATGCATGAAATTTCGGCGTATTGCGGGCATCCTAGCAATCTCCTTGTAGAGGGTTTGGTCATTTTGGGGTTTCAAGGTTTTCTTAAGCTTTGTGCTAAATTAGGGTGGTGATTTAACCCAAATGCCATTAAATGGAGGGGGTATAAAAAATTAAAAAACTTTAAAACCCATTCTTATTATTGAAAACGGGTATTTTAAGTTTTTTAAGAAACCTTAATTTGCTTCAATAATGAAAAATCCTAAAATATTATAATCATTTACTTTAATCCTGTAATTTGAGTAGAAACAAAACGCTTATTGAGATTTTTGTGATATTTCGCTGATCTGTAACAATGCTTTTAATAGGGTTGTGGTATAAATATTCTTATCAAGGTGTGTCCAACATGCCTTGAATCTCCATTTTATGAAAGGATTTGTTATGAGTGGATTAAAAGCATTTAGTTGTGTAGTGGTTTTATGCGGTGCAATGGTTAATGCGGCTATAGCTGGTCCTAAAATAGAGGCAAGGGGTGAATTAGGCAAATTTATAGGGGGTGGTGTTGGGGGTTTTGTTGGTGATAAAATGGGCGGATTTGTTGGTGGTGCAATAGGAGGATATATTGGGTCTGAAGTAGGCGATAGGGTAGAAGATTATATCCGTGGCGTTGATAGAGAGCCTCAGACTAGAGAACCGCAAGCCCCAAGAGAACCTATCCGTGATTTTTATGATTACGGCTATAGTTTTGGGCATGCTTGGTAATCTTAAATGAGTCAAGGTGATGGGGGGAAGGAAATAACATGGATACTACAAAAGAGAACTTGAATGGTTCAAAAGAGCGTTTGAGCGACTGGGAATATCAATGGGCAGTGGCTCTAGTCTATACGATATGTATCTCCATAAACGCTAGGATTTTTTATGACATAAATGGTTCAGCTAGCGATCCGCTTTTTGACCCTAAATACAGCTATTATATGTGGCTAGTGGGTCTAATAGCGGCTTTGTTGTCTAACCTTTTATTTGACCCACGAGGTAGGGATTGTTATAAATCTTTCCAAGTAAGATACCCTAGGTTTCTCAAAGCCATTTTTAAGGCTAGGTTTTTTGGCGCGTTTTATAACGCTGTGTTAGGATCAAGGCTAAGGGATTTTTATGTGATGCTTTTAACGATGCCCTTTATTGCCGCTATCCATGAGGTTTCGGCGTATTGCGGGCATCCTAGCAACTTCCTTGTAGAGGGTTTGGTCATTCTTGGCCTTGTGTGTGTTTTTGGGATTTGTGTTAGGCTTTGTGCTAAATTAGGGTGGTGATTTAACCCAAATGCCATTAAATGGAGGGGGGTATAAAAAATTAAAAAACTTTAAAACTCATTCTCATTAATAGAACAGATCCAACTTGAACTTTTCTTTTTCTTAAGTTTTTTATTGATACAATTCCAAATTTAAAAAACAAACGATTTAATTCAAATTTAAGGAAAAATTTTGATTACGGTGGTTAAACGAAACGGGCGCATTGAGCCTTTGGACATTACAAAAATCCAAAAATACACTAAGGACGCTACGGACAATTTAGAGGGCGTGAGCCAAAGTGAGCTGGAAGTGGATGCGAGGTTGCAATTTAGGGACAAGATCACTACTGAAGAAATCCAACAAACTTTGATTAAAACCGCTGTGGATAAGATAGATATTGACACGCCTAATTGGAGCTTTGTCGCCTCAAGGCTTTTTTTGTATGATTTATACCATAAAGTAAGTGGTTTTACAGGGTATAGGCATTTGAAAGAGTATTTTGAAAACGCTGAAGAAAAGGGCCGTATCCTTAAGGGCTTTAAGGAAAAATTTGATTTAGAGTTTTTAAATGGCCAGATCAAGCCTGAAAGGGATTTCCAATTCAATTATTTAGGGATTAAAACCTTGTATGATCGCTATTTGTTAAAAGACTCTAACAACAACCCTATTGAATTGCCCCAACACATGTTTATGAGCATTGCGATGTTTTTAGCGCAAAACGAACAAGAACCCAACAAAATCGCTTTAGAATTTTATGAAGTTTTAAGCAAGTTTGAAGCGATGTGCGCGACCCCCACTCTAGCGAACGCTCGCACCACCAAACACCAGCTAAGCTCATGCTATATTGGCAGCACGCCGGATAATATTGAGGGGATTTTTGACAGCTATAAGGAAATGGCGCTGTTGTCCAAATACGGCGGAGGGATCGGCTGGGATTTTTCTTTGGTGCGCTCTATTGGGAGTTATATTGATGGGCATAAAAATGCAAGCGCTGGCACGATCCCTTTTTTAAAAATCGCTAATGATGTGGCGATTGCGGTGGATCAATTAGGCACACGAAAGGGCGCGATTGCGGTGTATTTGGAAATTTGGCACATTGATGTGATGGAGTTCATTGATTTAAGGAAAAATAGCGGCGATGAAAGGCGAAGAGCGCATGATTTATTCCCGGCTATTTGGGTGTGCGATCTGTTTATGAAAAGGGTTTTAGAAGATGCGATGTGGACTTTGTTTGACCCTTATGAGTGTAAGGATTTGACTGAGCTTTATGGGCAGGATTTTGAAAAACGCTACTTAGAGTATGAAAAAGATCCTAAAATCATTAAAGAATACATTAACGCTAAAGATTTATGGAAAAAAATCTTAATGAATTATTTTGAAGCCGGCTTGCCTTTCTTAGCCTTTAAAGATAACGCCAATCGGTGCAATCCAAACGCTCATGCAGGCATTATTCGATCCAGCAATCTGTGCACGGAGATTTTTCAAAATACCGCACCTAACCACTATTACATGCAAATAGAATACACCGATGGTGCCATAGAGTTTTTTGAAGAAAAGCAGTTGGTAACGACAGATAATCATATCACTAAATGCGCCAACAAGCTCACTAGCACCGACATTCTTAAGGACAAGCAAATCTATATCGCTACTAAAGTCGCTAAAGACGGGCAAACGGCGGTGTGTAATCTAGCGAGCATTAATTTAAGTAAGATCAACACCGAAGAAGACATTAAAAGGGTTGTGCCGATCATGGTTAGGCTTTTAGACAATGTGATTGATTTGAATTTCTACCCCAACCGCAAAGTCAAAGCCACTAATTTAAAAAATAGAGCCATAGGGTTAGGGGTTATGGGTGAAGCGCAAATGCTCGCAGAACATCAGATCGCTTGGGGGTCTAAAGAGCATTTAGAAAAAATTGACGCTTTAATGGAGCAAATCAGCTACCATGCGATTGACACGAGCGCGAATCTAGCGAAAGAAAAAGGGGTTTATAAGGATTTTGAAAATTCAGAATGGAGTAAGGGGATTTTCCCCATTGATAAAGCCAATAATGAAGCCTTAAAACTCACCGAAAAAGGGCTTTTTAATCACGCTTGCGATTGGCAAGGTTTGAGGGAAAAAGTCAAAGCCAACGGCATGCGTAATGGCTATTTGATGGCGATCGCTCCCACAAGCTCTATTTCTATTTTAGTAGGCACAACCCAAACGATTGAACCCATTTATAAGAAAAAATGGTTTGAAGAAAATTTGAGCGGGCTAATTCCTGTTGTAGTGCCTAATTTGAATGTAGAAACTTGGAATTTTTACACATCAGCCTATGATATTGACGCTAAAGATTTGATTAAAGCAGCAGCCGTGCGCCAAAAATGGATCGATCAAGGCCAAAGCATTAATGTGTTTTTACGCATAGAAAACGCTAGCGGTAAAACCTTGCATGAAATTTACACGCTCGCTTGGAAATTAGGACTCAAATCCACTTATTATTTGCGCAGCGAAAGCCCTAGCATAGATGAAAAAAGCGTGTTGGATCGATCGGTGGAATGTTTTAATTGCCAATAATATAAGCTTAAATAAGCTAATCTTTGCTAACATAAGATTAAAATTCTTGAAGGAAGATGAATGCTTTTTGCTATGATTGGTTCAGGGGGGTTTATCGCTCCCAAGCACTTGCAAGCGATTAGAGATACAGGGCATTTTTTGGATTGCTCTTTTGATGTTCATGATAGCGTGGGGGTTTTAGATGAGTATTTCCCGCAATCAGAGTTTTTTACCAATATTGAAGATTTTGAAAATCATTTAGAGCAATCTAAGGCTATGGGTAAAGAAATCAATTATTTGAGTGTTTGCACGCCCACGCACACGCATTTTGATCACATCCGTTTCGGGTTAAGAAACGGCATGCATGTGATTTGTGAAAAACCCTTAGTTTTAGACCCTGGCGAAATACAAGAATTGAAAGATTTAGAGGTGAAACACCAAAAAAGGGTGTTTAGTCTTTTGCCCTTACGCTTGCATTGCGACACGCTGGCTTTGAAAGAAAAAATTAAGAGCGAATTAGACAAAAACCCTGAAAAGGTGTTTGACATCACGCTCACTTATATCAGCGTTCAAGGGAAATGGTATTTTTCTTCATGGCGAGCGGATGTGAATAGGAGTGGGGGGTTAGCCACTCAAATGGGAGTGAATATTTTTGACACTTTATTGTATTTGTTTGGAGGCGTTAAAGATAAGGTTATCAATAAAGAAGAGCCTGATTGCATAGGGGGGACACTCTTTTTAGAGCATGCCAAAATAAGGTGGTTTTTTTCCATCAATCCAGAACACATGGGAGTGGCTAAAGAGAAAGTTTATCATAAAATGATCCTAGAGGGCGAAGAAGTCAATCTCACGCAGGGCTTTGATAATCTGTATATAGAAAGCTACAAACAGATTTTAGCTCAAGGGGGGTTTGGTTTAGATGACGCTATGGCGTCTATCAAACTGGCTTATGAATTAAGAAATCTTTCAGTCAGCGAACCCAATGAAGATTCGCATGTTTTGTGTTGCAAAAACAAAACAGACCAATAAAAGCACCACTTTTAAAAGCGTTGTTTAGGGGGGTTTGGTTATTTGCATTTGATTAGAATAGGGTTATTTTTAATTTTCTTTTAAGAGGGGGTTTTACTTTTTTAAGGGTTTTTATGGATATTTATGCGTTATACATAGCGATAGGGCTTTTTACTGGCATTCTATCAGGGATTTTTGGCATTGGTGGAGGGTTGATCATTGTCCCTATCATGCTCGCAACCGGGCATTCTTTTGAAGAATCCATTGGGATTTCCATTTTGCAAATGGTTCTTTCATCGTTCGTGGGATCTGTTTTGAATTTCAAAAAAAAATCGCTTGATTTTTCTTTAGGCTTGTTGATAGGGGCAGGGGGGCTGATAGGGGCGAGTTTTAGCGGATTTGTTTTAAAAATCGTTTCCAGTAAAATTTTAATGGTTATTTTCGCGCTTTTAGTCGTGTATTCTATGATCCAATTTGTTTTGAAACCCAAAAAAAAAGATTTTATAGCGGATACTAAACGCTACCATTTGCAAGGTTTAAAATTATTTTTAATTGGCGCGCTCACAGGGTTTTTTGCCATCACTTTAGGGATTGGTGGGGGAATGCTCATGGTGCCTTTGATGCATTATTTTTTAGGGTATGATTCTAAAAAATGCGTGGCGTTAGGGTTATTTTTCATCTTGTTTTCTTCTATTTCAGGAGCTTTTTCTTTAATGTATCATCACATCATCAATAAAGAAGTGCTCTTAGCAGGGGCGATTGTGGGATTAGGCTCTGTTATGGGCGTGAGCATTGGGATTAAATGGATCATGGGGCTTTTGAATGAAAAAATGCATAAAGCTTTGATTTTGGGGGTGTATGGTTTGTCGCTATTGATTGTTTTATACAAACTCTTTTTTTAATTGATGGTTTTATACCACTACTATTTTAAGACCCCTAAGAGCTTCCCTTTAGAGTATTTGCATTTGTGCACTAATGAGAGTCATTTATTAAGGTTGGACTTTGATGCGGCTAATTTTTCTCATAACACCCCTATGAATACCCCATTAAAACTCAGCGTTCAAGCCTTGGAGCGTTATTTCTTGGGACAACTTTTTGAATTTGATGTGCCTTTAGATTTGATAGGAACTCCTTTTCAAAAACAAGTTTGGTCTGCGTTAATGACTATCCCTTATGGCAAGACAAAAAGTTATGATGAAATCGCAAAACTCATCAATAACCCTAGATCTTGCAGAGCTATTGGCAATGCTAATCGCAATAACCCTATTTCTTTGATCGTGCCTTGTCATAGAGTGGTGCGTAAAAATGGCGCTTTAGGGGGGTATAATGGGGGCATAGAAGTCAAAAAGTGGCTGTTAGAATTTGAAAGCAAAATTTTAAACCAGCAAGCTAAAAACTCTTTAATTTCTTAAAAAATGGGGTTTTGGTTATTTTATGGTAAAAATCATTTTTTTAAGGGGGTAGGGGGGTGTTTTTAATCTTCTTCCCAAATACTCGCCGCTTCTTCTAAACGCTGCTTGTCAAAATGCGTGTAAATCCTACTGGTATTCAAGCTCGCATGCCCTAGAGCTTCTTGAACTAAAATCAAATCATGGCGTTTTTGATAAAGCAAGGTCGCAAAAGAATGCCTTAACATGTGTGCCCCATTTTTTTCTCGCCTGAGTCCTGCAAAATTGATGATGCGCTCCACTTGCTTATACAAATACGCTTGCGTTAAAGCATTGCCTTTTTGATTGCAAAACAATAAATCATTTTTAACGGGATATAATTCCCTTTCCATGAGCCATTCTTTTAAAAGGCTCTCAATGTGGAAAGCTTTGAGCATCACCGCTCTGTATTTGTCGCCCTTACCTTTAATCAAAATCGTGTAACAGCCATTTTCTAAAGTAAAATCCTTTATTTTAAGTTGTAAGGCTTCGTTAGAGCGCATGCCTGTAAAAACGATGATTTTAATGAGCAGGCGGTTTCTGGCACGCACTTTAGCGGACATTTCTATTTTATCAATGCCCTCTAAAAATTTTTCTAATTCTTCATTATTTAAATGAGTAGGGAGCTTACTACCCGCGCTTTGATTGACTCCGCTGATATTTTTAAGCGTGATATTATAAATATAAGATTTTTCATTTTCATCTTGATTTTGCTTGTCTATGTAGCTAAAAAGCCCGAGCAGGGCGATTCTATAATTTTTCTTAGTGGCTAAACTCAAACCCCCAGTATAGACGCTCAAAAATTCAGCGAGCAGTACTTCATCAATGCTTTTGAGCGATTTTAAAGAAATCTTTTTTGTGTATTCGTGGAATTTGAGTAGGGGCAATGCGTAGGTGTTGATCCCGAGTAATCCGGCGTTACGCGCTTTTTTGCAGATCTTTTCTAAGTGGCTTGCACTGCACGCTTGATTTAGTTCGTTCAAGCATTCAAAAACCTTGTTTTGGTCTTTCACTTGGGAATTAGACAGGCTTGTGCATTTGTAGCGTAAAAAGCGTCCAATCCATAGCAAAAGATTTTCTATAGGGTCTTTTAATTCTTCTAGGGGGTGCTTCATTTAGGGTTTAACTTTATTCTTTCAAGTGTGTGTCAAGAATAAAATAGCCTTCTCTAACATGACGCGCTAAAGAACCGTGGCTATGATTTTTTTCAACAAGCCGATCAATATTCTCTAGATCCAACGCTTCTCTAGGCACTTCAATAATAAAT is a genomic window of Helicobacter pylori oki112 containing:
- a CDS encoding Gfo/Idh/MocA family protein, with the translated sequence MLFAMIGSGGFIAPKHLQAIRDTGHFLDCSFDVHDSVGVLDEYFPQSEFFTNIEDFENHLEQSKAMGKEINYLSVCTPTHTHFDHIRFGLRNGMHVICEKPLVLDPGEIQELKDLEVKHQKRVFSLLPLRLHCDTLALKEKIKSELDKNPEKVFDITLTYISVQGKWYFSSWRADVNRSGGLATQMGVNIFDTLLYLFGGVKDKVINKEEPDCIGGTLFLEHAKIRWFFSINPEHMGVAKEKVYHKMILEGEEVNLTQGFDNLYIESYKQILAQGGFGLDDAMASIKLAYELRNLSVSEPNEDSHVLCCKNKTDQ
- a CDS encoding sulfite exporter TauE/SafE family protein — protein: MDIYALYIAIGLFTGILSGIFGIGGGLIIVPIMLATGHSFEESIGISILQMVLSSFVGSVLNFKKKSLDFSLGLLIGAGGLIGASFSGFVLKIVSSKILMVIFALLVVYSMIQFVLKPKKKDFIADTKRYHLQGLKLFLIGALTGFFAITLGIGGGMLMVPLMHYFLGYDSKKCVALGLFFILFSSISGAFSLMYHHIINKEVLLAGAIVGLGSVMGVSIGIKWIMGLLNEKMHKALILGVYGLSLLIVLYKLFF
- a CDS encoding ribonucleoside-diphosphate reductase subunit alpha, which codes for MITVVKRNGRIEPLDITKIQKYTKDATDNLEGVSQSELEVDARLQFRDKITTEEIQQTLIKTAVDKIDIDTPNWSFVASRLFLYDLYHKVSGFTGYRHLKEYFENAEEKGRILKGFKEKFDLEFLNGQIKPERDFQFNYLGIKTLYDRYLLKDSNNNPIELPQHMFMSIAMFLAQNEQEPNKIALEFYEVLSKFEAMCATPTLANARTTKHQLSSCYIGSTPDNIEGIFDSYKEMALLSKYGGGIGWDFSLVRSIGSYIDGHKNASAGTIPFLKIANDVAIAVDQLGTRKGAIAVYLEIWHIDVMEFIDLRKNSGDERRRAHDLFPAIWVCDLFMKRVLEDAMWTLFDPYECKDLTELYGQDFEKRYLEYEKDPKIIKEYINAKDLWKKILMNYFEAGLPFLAFKDNANRCNPNAHAGIIRSSNLCTEIFQNTAPNHYYMQIEYTDGAIEFFEEKQLVTTDNHITKCANKLTSTDILKDKQIYIATKVAKDGQTAVCNLASINLSKINTEEDIKRVVPIMVRLLDNVIDLNFYPNRKVKATNLKNRAIGLGVMGEAQMLAEHQIAWGSKEHLEKIDALMEQISYHAIDTSANLAKEKGVYKDFENSEWSKGIFPIDKANNEALKLTEKGLFNHACDWQGLREKVKANGMRNGYLMAIAPTSSISILVGTTQTIEPIYKKKWFEENLSGLIPVVVPNLNVETWNFYTSAYDIDAKDLIKAAAVRQKWIDQGQSINVFLRIENASGKTLHEIYTLAWKLGLKSTYYLRSESPSIDEKSVLDRSVECFNCQ
- a CDS encoding methylated-DNA--[protein]-cysteine S-methyltransferase translates to MVLYHYYFKTPKSFPLEYLHLCTNESHLLRLDFDAANFSHNTPMNTPLKLSVQALERYFLGQLFEFDVPLDLIGTPFQKQVWSALMTIPYGKTKSYDEIAKLINNPRSCRAIGNANRNNPISLIVPCHRVVRKNGALGGYNGGIEVKKWLLEFESKILNQQAKNSLIS
- the xerH gene encoding tyrosine recombinase XerH, which produces MKHPLEELKDPIENLLLWIGRFLRYKCTSLSNSQVKDQNKVFECLNELNQACSASHLEKICKKARNAGLLGINTYALPLLKFHEYTKKISLKSLKSIDEVLLAEFLSVYTGGLSLATKKNYRIALLGLFSYIDKQNQDENEKSYIYNITLKNISGVNQSAGSKLPTHLNNEELEKFLEGIDKIEMSAKVRARNRLLIKIIVFTGMRSNEALQLKIKDFTLENGCYTILIKGKGDKYRAVMLKAFHIESLLKEWLMERELYPVKNDLLFCNQKGNALTQAYLYKQVERIINFAGLRREKNGAHMLRHSFATLLYQKRHDLILVQEALGHASLNTSRIYTHFDKQRLEEAASIWEED
- the glmU gene encoding bifunctional UDP-N-acetylglucosamine diphosphorylase/glucosamine-1-phosphate N-acetyltransferase GlmU — encoded protein: MLSVIILAAGKGTRMHSSLPKTLHTICGEPMLFYILETAFSISDDVHLILHHQQERIKEAVLKRFKGVIFHTQIVEKYSGTGGAIMQEDKTPIPTKHERVLILNADMPLITKDALAPLLESHNNAIGLLHLADPKGYGRVILEDYQVKKIVEEKDANTKEKTIKSVNAGVYGFEREFLEKYLPKLHDQNAQKEYYLTDLIALGINENETIDAIFLEEECFLGVNSQTERAKAEEIMLERLRKNAMDLGVVMQLPGSIYLEKGVNFKGECVLEQGVRLSGNCLIENAHIKAYSVIEESQIVNSSVGPFAHARPKSVICNSRVGNFVETKNAKLQGAKAGHLSYLGDCEIGKNTNVGAGVITCNYDGKNKHQTIIGENVFIGSDSQLVAPINIGSNVLIGSGTTITKDIPSGSLSLSRAPQTNIENGYFKFFKKP